In Sardina pilchardus chromosome 10, fSarPil1.1, whole genome shotgun sequence, one genomic interval encodes:
- the LOC134093805 gene encoding transmembrane protein 80-like encodes MNSFFSAKSSVVLSSVLLQLIFYITGIYYIIYFLSSLGLIIYKSYVLSYPDRHLAVDLFLLFIMAVLEGLRLFWGVCGNLTENEYYISMNLGSTVGSVMLAVYFLVWQSYVLRADVIINAILLAGYGLNGLLGLFTFARFSSVYT; translated from the exons atgaattcttttttttcagccAAGAGCTCCGTAGTG ctctcctctgtcctgctcCAGCTGATTTTCTACATTACAGGAATCTACTACATCATTTACTTCCTGTCTTCTCTCGGCCTAATTATCTACAAGA GCTACGTGCTGAGCTACCCCGATAGGCATCTGGCTGTGGAcctgttcctcctcttcatcatggCTGTGCTGGAGGGCCTACGTCTCTTctggg gtgtgtgcGGTAACCTGACGGAGAACGAGTACTACATCAGTATGAATCTGGGTTCCACCGTGGGCTCGGTCATGCTGGCCGTCTACTTCCTGGTTTGGCAGTCCTACGTGCTGCGCGCCGACGTCATCATCAACGCCATCCTCCTGGCAGGATATGGCCTCAACGGCCTGCTGGGACTCTTCACCTTCGCCCGCTTcagcag TGTCTACACCTGA